TTAAGTAATAACTAAAAAAATTCAGCACCTAGGCCGACGTTTTTTTggtgcaatatgaaattttaactTATGTTTTATGATTTTTTACCCATTGTATAaggaaaacttcagcttttaattattgacaaaaaaacttcagcaacaaaacaatcatataaaaaTTAATATAATCTCTTCTTCGTTGTGTTATTTGCCAGCTCGTTaaataaataacttcagcatagaATGTTAGAATTCATCGTCAAATAGATTTAGAATTACAAATTCATCATATCAGTGAAGTTTGTCAAACaacttcaatcaatcaatcaatcagaaaacatataattcaaaaactattttgaattctggagatgaatttgaatacttacaatgtatttgaatttgaatttgaattcgAAATTTGAATTTGAAAGCGAGATGCGTTCTCAGGAGAGGCGGATTGATGGAGGAAATACGGAGGAGATCTGGAATTTGAATCTGGGAATACGGAGGAGAGACGGACTCTTATATGTTTTGGAAGGGGTATAATTGTCATATTATTACAGATTTTTTGTTAGTTGGTTAGGAAatcaatagtttttaaaaatatgGTATAGGTTAAAATGTGGCATAAAAATAGGGTACGACTGCAAATCCCCCTGTGAGAGAGGAAGGAAATCAGAAGACCTAGTAATTAGGCTAATGGGCTGCTAATGTTGATTTTTTGGGGGCCTAAATGGTCGAATAATTAAGTTCAAGATTGGGCTATTAGGGATGGAATTTTGTGGACTTTGTCTTGAAAGGATGTTTGGGTCGATTTTGTTCTTGCCAAATTTGGGCTTGAATGATCTAAATTTGATGGCTTTCAAATTGTCTCGTGAAGAAAGTAACTTTTGGCCTTATAATTAGGCGTAAGGCAATTGGAACTCCTTTTTATAATTAATTCATTTATTCTAACTAACCTCTTTTAGtcaaattttaatatataaaGTAGATGTTAATAATTATCCAATAAAACATAGCAGTAAAATTAGTAATACTaagaatgataataataaaagtgataGCGATATTAGTAGTAGTACTACTgctattaataataataataataataataataataatgacaataacaacaacaaaaacaacaacaacaataataataataataataataataattattattattattattataatgataataataataataataataataataataataataataataataataataataataataataacaagcAAATGTAAAAAAAAGTATTTTATGTAATAATAATTTAGAAGCTCAAGGAAATTAATTGAAAGAAAGGAAGGACAAAATTGGATGTCAACAGGAAGCATTTTCGAAATCCCGGACAGAGCTGAACCAGTGTGAGGTCGATCTAAAGAGGCTCACAGAGGATAGAGATGCCCACAAACTTCTCAGTGGGcaaaaagaagaggagatcaAGGTCCTCCGAGCTAAATTGACCACAACCCATAAAGAGCAAACCGACCTAATTGAGCAAGTGATGAAATTTTTTTAGAAGTGTGATGTATCAATTCGGGGATGATGACTAATACTTCGATCCTGCATGTTCAGTAAAAGGCCAAAAAGATCGAGCAGCTTCGTGAGGAGGCCATCACGAAGGAGGCGGAGACTTTGGGGTGGAAGCAAAACATGGACCGCCTTGCCTCGGAGAAAGAGACCGCTCGGGCCCAACTGTCATCGCCCGAgcgtcaactccaaatcatgaaggAGGAAAACTCATCTCAGGCCAAGAAAATGGAGGAGTTTGAGGATCCGTTGGTCACCGAAATGGCAAAAGCCAAATCCGAGGTTGAGATGGCTAAAGTCAATGCTGAGGTATTCGCGGCTGTCTACCGATCAGATGCCGAAGCCGCTCAAGCTAGAGCAAAAGGGATTTCCGATGCTGCTCAGGCTCGAGCATTCTCCATTGCCGAGCATGCCAAATGCCAGTCTCGGAGAGAAACTCTCGAGGAGATTTATGCTCGTGGTTTTGACCTTGCTGTTGAGATTGAGAGTGCAATAGAGCTCGAGGTTGAAGCTAAAGCGTTGCTCTCTTTCGACGATGATGATTCTGGGAGCGTGCGTGGTTCCGAGGGTGGTGGAGATGAAGATGAGGCTCCCGGGGAGGATTAGGCACTTAgaattttttgttctttaaatttttTTGTGTAGGATCCTAACCGAtcctttttaaatattttcataTATAAAAGATCTTTCTTCTCTTTGATTTGTCTTCATTCCAATTTCTGCTCCGTACAAATTCCATTTTGACCATATCTTGAAAATTTTCATGAGGCTTGGCAGTTTGATCGAAATCGGACTAGTGTAGTCCTTAAAATCGATTGAGTATCTGCTCGAACTTGAAGTAGGATGACCCTTAGGTTTTAGTTAAGTGAGGATGATTTCTCGAACTCAAAAATGGCCCTTAGACTCTTGAATTAGGCCGATATAGCCTTAAAAGGAATGGTTTTTCTCCATTTTCGGCATAAAAGGTTAATTATAAAAATTTGTTTGCGCCTTAGCACTAGATAAATCTATTAGGTTTTTCGGGGGTTAGTGTTATCGAAACCCTTACTTTGTTATGCCTTTACATAAGCTTGTTTGAGAGTTCGAACAATTTTGTACCCCTTAAGGTTTTTGAGGTTGATGTTATCGAAACCCTttgtaattttgtaattttgCAGAGGGTAGCCTTTTTTAACCGGTTTTATAAAGAAATTTGAAGGCCTGTTTCATTACGGAATTCAGACGTCTCCGAACCGAGGTagtttggtcgtagcctttaacTTGAGATGTTCCATTTGGGCTTATTTCTTGACTATACTTCGAACTTGTTCGAAGTGTCAGTCCTCGAGTGGGGTGGTCGTGGCCTATAAAACCTAAGATTTCCTTCTAAATGTCTTATGGTCTCGAAGTTTAATAATTCGAACATGTCGATTTtggacggcagtccccgagtacgGGGTAGATAGCTCGAGCTCTAATTGCGATTGGCGCTTGAGCCATTTTCTGCAATAGATCATAAGTAAATTATTAATTGTAAAGTAGAAATTTCACTAAGGCATGGAACATATGGCAAGAAAAAAATACTTCTTTCAATAGATCattcatgcgtacatgttttgccatcaGGGCTCGAGTAATATACAATGACACGAtttatttgaccgtttggccctttaCAAAATTTTACCTATCGAGACTTTTTGATATGGAGTATTTACCTTGAGGACATAATATTCGAGGGTGATGTctccagtatttgaggttgattgtaaagaagcctcggaTATTGTCGAATTGTCCCCAGGTAACACAAATAATTGTTGCCTTATTAAAAGCCTCATCGGAAAAACCCATTCGGGACAAAAACCGATTTAAGGaaaaatgctttaaaacctaaggtctttcCGTTGAAGAATTTCTCGATgtcttcgatcgaacacctgcaacAAGTTAGTATAAAATACAAATGAAAAGAGTAGAAGGTCATACCATTGCAACAAtatcgtttgaggagtgatatgtaccaattatttggcaattgttcgttgttcatcgtgccaagtttgtaagatatTTTTCCGATGATGTTGAGGACCTAATGTGGTCCCTCCCAATTTGGACCGAGTTTTCCCTCGTTTGGGTCTCGAGTGTTGATGGTGACCTTTCTCAAAactaagtccccaattttgaagtgtcgaagattggctcttcgatCGTAGTACCTTTTGATGCGCTGTTTTTGTGCGACCATTCGGACGAGGGTGGTTTCCCATTTTTCATCTAGCAATTCGAGGCtggtattcatagcctcgtgatttgactctTCCACTGTGTATTAAAACCCGAGGCTAGGATCCCTGAATTCGACCGGGATCAGAGCTTCAGCACtatatactaaggagaacggtGTTGCCCCCGTATTGGATTTTGACatcgttcgatatgcccaaaggacctcgggcaaaatttctctccattttcctttagcGTCGTTTATTGTTTTCTTTAGATTCTAAATGATGGTCTTTTTTGTTCATTCGGCCTGTCCGTTCCCACTAGAATGATACGACGTTGAcaaaatcctttttattttgtgatcttCGAGGAACTTTGTTACTTTGTTGCCGATAAATTGTTTTTCATTGTCGCATGTTGTCTCGACGGGTATCCCGAATCGATATATGATGTGATTCCAGatgaagtctatgacttctttttcccTGACTTTCTTGAAAGCACGTGCTTTGACctatttagagaaatagtcagtcatcaATAAAACAAATTTAGCTTTACATAGGGCCGATGGCAGAGGGCTGGCGATATTCATTCCCCATTTTAAGAACGGCCATATGGATAGGACTGAGAGAAGTTGTTCCCCGGGCTGGTGGATCATTGGCGCATACCTTTAACATTTGTCGCATTTTCGAACAAATTctttagtgtctttttccatatCGGTCCAATAGTATCCTGCTCTGATGACTTTGTAAACCAACGACTCGGCACCGGAATGGTCTCCGCAAGTGCCCTCGcgtagaacataatcggtgtctccTAGTCCCAAACATTTTGCTAACGGCCCATCGAATGTTCTCCTATATAGTGTTCCATCCTCGGCCAAAGTGAATCATGCAACCTTAGTGTGTAGAGTCCTCGATTCTTTAGGATCTGATGGAAGCTTCCCGTTCTTTAAGTAttcgatgtacttattcctccaatcccaggttaaacTTGTAGAGTTATCTTGGTGTGACCTTCTTCGATCACTGACCTTGAAAGTTGTACGACAGTACCCGATCTAAGTTCATCATCTTCGATCGGTGAGCCCAAAtttgcaagggcatcggcctcgATATTTCGTTCCTGAGGCACGTGTTGTAGCGTCCATTCTCTAAATCAATGTAGAGACACTTGTAATTTTTCTAAGTACCTTTGCATCTGATCTTCCCGAACCTCGAAAGTTCTGTTGACCTGATTTACCACAAGTTGGGAATcacacttggcctcgatgaccttTGCTCCAAAgctcttagctagctcgagacctgtaatcatggcctcatactcggcctcattattagtcaattTCGAAGTTTTAATATACTATCTAATTGTATTTCCTGTGGGTGACTTCAAAATGATGCCCAATCATGACCACTTCACATACGAAGCACCGTCCGTGAAGAAGGTCCACATTACCAAAGATGTACCCGATTTTAATAATAGTTCCTTTTCGACCTCGGGTACAAGGGTGAGCGTGAAGTCGGCCACAAAGTctgccaagatttgagacttgatggcaaTTCGGGATTGATACTTGATGCCATACCCGCTAATCtcaacggcccatttggccaatcggcccgagAGTTCGGGCTTGTGCAAAATGTTGCGAAGGGGGTAGGTGGTTACAATACAAATTGGGTGAtactgaaaatatggttttaatttcccaGAGGTGCTTATAAGAGAAAGCGCTAACTTTTCTAAGTGTGGGTACCTGTCTCGGAGACTCGGCTTCACCTAACGTTCAGCTAACATAGTAAACaagaaattgtgtaccttgctccTCTTGAACTGGAACACCACTTACTGCAACTTCTGAGACTGCCAAATATAAGTAGAGTTGCTCGTCCGCTTTCGGAGTATGAAGCAATGGGGGGCTCGAAAGATACCGCTTTAACTATTCCAATGCATGTTGGCATGCCGAGGTCCAAGcaaaattgttcttctttttgagcaATGAGAAAAAACCGTGACTTCGATCCGAGGACCTAAAGATGAACTGGCCTAAGGCGGCTATCCGCCATGGTAATCTTTGTATAGCCTTAACGCTATCCACGACTGTGATGTCTTCGATTACCTTAATTTTattggggttgatctcgattccccgatttgacaccataaagccgaggaacttgcTTGAACCGACCCTGAATGCACATTTCTTAGGATtgagcttcatattgtattttttcaatatgttgaaggtttcctgcaaatgtgtcaaatggtcctctgcacgcagggacttaactaacatgtcgtcaatataaacctccatcgatttacctatttgttcctCGAACATTCGGTTTACTAGGTATTGATAAGTAGCACAAGCATTTCTTAGCCCAAACGATATTAAATTATAGCAATAAGTACCGTACGTAGTAATGAacaaagtcttttcctgatcctccagGTTCATTTGTATTTAGTTATACccagagtaggcatcgagaaagcttAGGTTCTCGTGTCCAATCGTGGAATCGATCATGTGATCGATATTCGACAAAGGAAAggaatctttagggcatgctttgtttaagtcTTTGTAGTCTATGCATATTCTGAGTTCAAGGtgagaccaagcaaaacaatccatattttAATAAAGAATTTAATGAGTTTTTCCCTAAGCACGGGAGTTAACCCAGTGCCCAGGTATACTTTCGATCGGACAATGCTCAATCAGTATGACTTGTTCTAACTCTTCAACTGTTAACTTCGCGGCATCAGAATCATCGGTGATTAAGAAGGTTTTAGGTATCATATAATCATCATCCTTAAAAATTTCTTGTTGTTCCGATCAGCGGATCAGGCCGGCGACTATGGTTGCAATTTGACTTCCTGCTTTCCCTCCAGTCCCTTCATTGATGATAACACCGATACTGATATTGCCTCATCAATTATAAACATCTCTCTGGATGCGGGTTGTTCGTCGTACAACAGTGCATTGTATCTCATATCACCATCGATTATATGGAACTTCGTTTCGTGGATAGTTCCGGCCACATTTACTGGCAAAATGATTTTCCCCTTGGCGGTTTTACTCACTGTGTTGAAACCGTTGAGTACTCGAGCCGCAGGCACGATTTGATCCTGGAGGTCGAGTTGCTCTACTACCCTTGATCGAATAATActtgccgagctacctggatcagccaacacacgtttaacttgaatcttaatcataaggatagatattaccagtgaGTCGTTGTGAGGCTGTTCGATCCTTCTACATCCTCATTGTTGAAAGACAAGGTATCTTCTGGTAAGTAGTCCCACATACGCTTCTTCCTTGTGATTGTAACTTTGGTGCGTTTGAATGTCGGGCCCTGAGGAATATCGACCCCACCAACGATCTTATGAATCATATGTTGCAGTTCCTCCAGTTCATTTTTCCAGTTTGCATCCCTGTCTCTAAAGTGATTTTTAGCTCGGTCACTCAAGAACTCTCGAAGGTGACATTCGTTAAATAAACGAACTACCTTCTCCCTTAATTGTCCGCAGTCTTCGATTTTGTGACCATGGGTTCCGTGGTATTTGCACACTTGATTTGGGTTCCTTTGAGCTAGATCGGTCTGTAAGGGTCTGGGTCTTCTAGCGTCCTTAATTCGACCGATGGCTGATACAATACTTGATGcatcgatgctgaagttgtattctgacactCGAGGTACTTCCCTGGATTCGACATCCCTATCGAAACCGCTCTTGCTCATAAGACCTCGGGAACTCTGTCCCTGATCATTTCTTCTATCATTTCATATGGGGTTGCGTTAGGTCCCATTATTTCTCCGATCTCCACTGTATGGTTGGTAACTGTCTCTACTTGACTGTGGTTCCCGATCAACATCCCTTTTAACTCTGTTTACGGACATGTTGAGATAAATCGAACCAACTGGAGTTCCCAATTGATCATCTtcgaccctaatcttcaactgatactGATTGTGTACATCGACCCAAGTAGTAGCTGGATATTCGATTAAATTTTACTTTAACTATTGTGAAGTTATAGAGCTCCGAGTGTTGAGACCTTGTTAAAATCTTAAACAACCCAATCGTCGGTGACTGGAGGCAAATccattcgttctatttggaaccgagatacgaattccTTGGGCATCTCGTTATCCCTTTGTCTTAGTTTGAAGAGGTCTGATTTCTTTGTTGCGACTTTAATGGCTCCGGCGTGGGCTTTTACAAAATAATCCGCGAGCATAGCAAACAAATCAATAGAGTTGGGTGGTAAGTTATGATACTTATCAATACCTACTTATCATTAAATCCTTTTCGAgatattttacttcccgaatggaccctattttgagaagtttggtttcctcatccttgatgaatacATGCTTAACCTCGGACTGTGGCCTtcttttttgctttaccggcatGAACTTTGGGTCCAAGCTCAATCGACGAGTGGTAATCTCCTGTAGGATCCCTGTTATGtcaaggtgggaccaagcaaaacaatccatatttttaataaagaaTTTAATGAGTTTTTCCCTAAGCACGGGAGTTAACCCAGTGCCCAGGTATACTTTCAATCGGACAGATGCTCAATCAGTATGACTTGTTCTAACTCTTCAACTGTTGACTTCGCGGCATCAGAATCATCGGTGATTAAGAAGGTTCTAGGTATCATATAATCATCATCCTTAAAAATTTCTTGTTGTTCCGATCAGCGGATCAGGCCGGCGACTATGGTTGCAATTTGACTTCCTGCTTTCCCTCCAGTCCCTTCATTGATGATAACACCGATACTGATATTGCCTCATCAATTATAAACATCTCTCTGGATGCGGGTTGTTCGTCGTACAACAGTGCATTGTATCTCATATCACCATCGATTATATGGAACTTCGTTTCGTGGATAGTTCCGGCCACATGTACTGGCAAAATGATTTTCCTCTTGGCGGTTTTACTCGCCGTGTTGAAACCGTTGAGTACTCGATCCGCAGGCACGATTTGATCCTGGAGGTCGAGTTGCTCTACTACCCTCGATCGAATAATActtgccgagctacctggatcagccaacacacgtttaacttgaatcttaatcataaggatagatattaccagtgaGTCGTTGTGAGGCCGTTCGATCCTTCTACATCCTCATTGTTGAAAGACAATGTATCTTCTGGTAAGTAGTCCCACATACGCTTCTTCCTTGTGATTGTAACCTTGGTGCGTTTGAATGTCGGACCCTGAGGAATATCGACCCCACCAACGATCTTATGAATCACGTGTTGCAGTTCCTCCAGTTCATTTTTCCTGTTTGTATCCCTGTCTCTGAAGTGATTTTCAGCTCGGTCACTCAAGAACTCTCGAAGGTGACATTCGTTAAATAAACGAACTACCTTCTCCCTTAATTGTCCGCAGTCTTCGATTTTGTGACCATGGGTTCCGTGGTATTTGCACACTTGATTTGGGTTCCTTTGAGCTAGATAGGTCTGTAAGGGTCTGGGTCTTCTAGCATCCTTAATTCGACCGATGGCTGATACAATACTTGATGTatcgatgctgaagttgtattctgacactCGAGGTACTTCCCTGGATTCGGCATCCCTATCGAAACCGCTCTTGCTCATAAGACCTCAGGAACTCTGTCCCCGATCATTTCTTCTATCATTCCATATGGGGTTGCGTTAGGTCCCATTATTTCTCCGATATCCACTATATGGTTGGTAACTGTCTCTACTTGACTGTGGTTCCCGATCTACATCCCTTTTAACTCTGTTTACGGACATGTTGAGATAAATCGAACCAACTGGAGTTCCCAATTGATCATCTTtgaccctaatcttcaactgatactGATTGTGTACATCGGCCCAAGTGGTAGCTGGATATTCGATTAAATTTTGCTTTAACTATTGTGAAGTTATGGAGCTCCGAGTGTTGAGACCTTGTTAAAATCTTAAACAACCCAATCGTCGGTGACTGGAGGCaaatccattcgttccatttggaatcgagatacgaattccTTGGGCATCTCGTTATCCCTTTGTCTTAGTTTGAAGAGGTCTGATTTCTTTGTTGCGACTTTAATGGCTCCGGCGTGGGCTTTTACAAAATAATCCGCGAGCACAGCAAACAAATCAATAGAGTTGGGTGGTAAGTTATGATACTTATCAATACCTACTTATCATTAAATCCTTTTCGAgatattttacttcccgaatggaccctattttgagaagtttggtttcctcatccttgatgaatacATGCTTAACCTCGGACTGTGGCCTtcttttttgctttaccggcatGAACTTTGGGTCCAAGCTCAATCGACGAGTGGTAATCTCCGGTAGGATCCCTGTTATGTcaaagtgggaccaagcaaaacaatccatatttttaataaagaaTTTAATGAGTTTTTCCCTAAGCACGGGAGTTAACCCAGTGCCCAGGTATACTTTCGATCGGACAGATGCTCAATCAGTATGACTTGTTCTAACTCTTCAACTGTTGACTTCGCGGCATCAGAATCATCGGTGATTAAGAAGGTTCTAGGTATCATATAATCATCATCCTTAAAAATTTCTTGTTGTTCCGATCAGCGGATCAGGCCGGCGACTATGGTTGCAATTTGACTTCCTGCTTTCCCTCCAGTCCCTTCATTGATGATAACACCGATACTGATATTGCCTCATCAATTATAAACATCTCTCTGGATGCGGGTTGTTCGTCGTACAACAGTGCATTGTATCTCATATCACCATCGATTATATGGAACTTCGTTTCGTGGATAGTTCCGGCCACATTTACTGGCAAAATGATTTTCCCCTTGGCGgttttacttgccatgttgaaatcGTTGAGTACTCGAGCCGCAGGCACGATTTGATCCTGGAGGTCGAGTTGCTCTACTACCCTCGATCGAATAATActtgccgagctacctggatcagccaacacacgtttaacttgaatcttaatcataaggatagatattaccagtgaGTCGTTGTGAGACTGTCCTTCTACATCCTCATTGTTGAAAGACAAGGTATCTTCTGGTAAGTAGTCCCACATACACTTCTTCCTTGTGATTGTAACCTTGGTGCGTTTGAATGTCGGGCCCTGAGGAATATCGACCCCACCAACGATCTTATGAATCACGTGTTGCAGTTCCTCCAGTTCATTTTTCCTGTTTGCATCCCTGTCTCTGAAGTGATTTTCAGCTCGGTCACTCAAGAACTCTCGAAGGTGACATTCGTTAAATAAACGAACTACCTTCTCCCTTAATTGTTCGCAGTCTTCGATTTTGTGACCATGGGTTCCGTGGTATTTGCACACTTGATTTGGGTTCCTTTGAGCTAGATCGGTCTGTAAGGGTCTGGGTCTTCTAGCGTCCTTAATTCGACCGATGGCTGATACAATACTTGATGCATCaatgctgaagttgtattctgacactCGAGGTACTTCCCTGGATTCGGCATCCCTATCGAAACCGCTCTTGCTCATAAGACCTCGGGAACTCTGTCCCCGATCATTTCTTTTATCATTCCATATGGGGTTGCGTTAGGTCCCATTATTTCTCCGATCTCCACTGTATGGTTGGTAACTGTCTCTACTTGACTGTGGTTCCCGATCGACACCCCTTTTAACTCTGTTTACGGACATGTTGAGATAAATCGAACCAACTGGAGTTCCCAATTGATCATTTTcggccctaatcttcaactgatactGATTGTGTACATCGGCCCAAGTGGTAGCTGGATATTCGATTAAATTTTGCTTTAACTATTGTGAAGTTATGGAGCTCCGAGTGTTGAGACCCTGTTAAAATCTTAAACAACCCAATCGTCGGTGACTGGAGGCaaatccattcgttccatttggaaccgagatacgaattccctggGCATCTCGTTATCCCTTTGTCTTAGTTTGAAGAG
This sequence is a window from Nicotiana sylvestris chromosome 3, ASM39365v2, whole genome shotgun sequence. Protein-coding genes within it:
- the LOC138888702 gene encoding uncharacterized protein, giving the protein MSKSGFDRDAESREVPRVSEYNFSIDASSIVSAIGRIKDARRPRPLQTDLAQRNPNQVCKYHGTHGHKIEDCEQLREKVVRLFNECHLREFLSDRAENHFRDRDANRKNELEELQHVIHKIVGGVDIPQGPTFKRTKVTITRKKCMWDYLPEDTLSFNNEDVEGQSHNDSLVISILMIKIQVKRVLADPGSSASIIRSRVVEQLDLQDQIVPAARVLNDFNMASKTAKGKIILPVNVAGTIHETKFHIIDGDMRYNALLYDEQPASREMFIIDEAISVSVLSSMKGLEGKQEVKLQP